One window from the genome of Balaenoptera musculus isolate JJ_BM4_2016_0621 chromosome 3, mBalMus1.pri.v3, whole genome shotgun sequence encodes:
- the MFAP3 gene encoding microfibril-associated glycoprotein 3 yields MKPHCCLFTLVVSVTVPAAFALEDVGFNQMTPLGANHSSSNASFLPSFELSADSHSGDDVIIAREGTSVSIECLLTVDHYEGVYWYNSKGQQLDNRDRGGKWLVSDNFLNITNVAFADRGLYTCFITSPIRASYSVTLRVIFTSGDMSVYYMVVCLIAFTITLILNVTRLCMMSSHLRKTEKAINEFFRTEGAEKLQKAFEIAKRIPIITSAKTLELAKVTQFKTMEFARYIEELARSVPLPPLILNCRAFVEEMFEAVRVDDPDDVGERIKERPALNAQDGIFVINPEVGRSNSPGGDSDDGSLSEQGQEIAVQVSVHLQSETKSIDTDSQDSSHFSQPDDTGSADLNSNYKDGAYESCQL; encoded by the exons aTGAAGCCACATTGTTGTCTATTCACTTTAGTGGTGAGTGTTACTGTGCCAGCTGCTTTTGCTTTGGAAGATGTAGGCTTCAACCAAATGACCCCACTGGGAGCAAATCATAGTTCTTCCAATGCATCATTTCTCCCAAGTTTTGAACTCTCAGCAGATTCCCACTCAGGTGATGATGTCATCATAGCCAGAGAGGGAACTAGTGTTTCAATCGAGTGTCTTCTCACAGTCGACCACTATGAAGGTGTCTATTGGTACAACTCAAAAGGACAGCAGCTGGATAACAGAGACAGAG GTGGAAAATGGTTGGTTTCTGATAACTTCCTGAATATCACCAACGTAGCCTTTGCTGACCGTGGGCTCTATACATGTTTTATCACCTCTCCGATCCGTGCCTCCTACTCGGTCACCTTGCGTGTTATCTTCACCTCGGGAGACATGAGTGTCTACTACATGGTTGTTTGCCTGATTGCCTTTACAATCACTCTCATCTTGAATGTCACACGGCTGTGCATGATGAGCAGCCATCTTCGTAAAACTGAGAAAGCCATCAATGAATTCTTCCGAACTGAAGGGGCAGAGAAACTTCAGAAGGCCTTTGAGATCGCAAAGCGCATCCCCATCATCACCTCAGCCAAGACTCTGGAGCtcgccaaagtcacacagtttaAAACCATGGAGTTTGCTCGTTATATTGAAGAACTGGCAAGAAGCGTCCCTCTGCCACCCCTCATTCTAAACTGTCGGGCCTTTGTAGAGGAGATGTTTGAGGCTGTGCGAGTGGATGACCCTGATGACGTGGGAGAAAGAATTAAAGAGAGACCTGCCTTGAATGCTCAAGATGGCATCTTTGTCATTAACCCAGAGGTGGGCCGGAGTAATTCACCAGGAGGAGATTCGGATGATGGTTCCCTGAGTGAACAAGGCCAGGAGATAGCAGTTCAGGTTTCTGTCCACCTTCAGTCAGAGACCAAAAGTATTGACACAGATTCTCAAGACAGCAGTCATTTCAGCCAGCCTGATGATACAGGATCTGCTGACTTGAACTCTAACTACAAAGATGGGGCATATGAAAGCTGCCAGCTGTGA